The following proteins come from a genomic window of Thermococcus celericrescens:
- a CDS encoding polyprenyl synthetase family protein, producing the protein MGKYDELFARVKTMAKDVDDAIFELIPEKEPKNLYDASRHYPLAGGKRVRPFVVLRAAEAVGGDPEKALYPAAAVEFIHNYSLVHDDIMDMDELRRGRPTVHRLWGVNMAILAGDLLFSKAFEAIARADVSPEKKARILDVLVRTSNMLCEGQALDIEFETREEVTVEEYLRMISGKTGALFEGSAEIGAIVGTEDEEYIKALAKWGMNVGVAFQIWDDVLDLIADEEKLGKPVGSDIRKGKKTLIVSHFFDHASEEDKAEFMGVFGKYAGDAKGDALIHDEKVKEEVAKAIELLKKYDSIDYAAQYAKNLVREANEALKILPESEARKDLELLAEFLVEREF; encoded by the coding sequence ATGGGGAAGTACGATGAGCTGTTCGCAAGGGTTAAGACCATGGCAAAGGACGTTGACGATGCCATATTCGAGCTCATCCCTGAGAAGGAGCCTAAGAACCTCTACGACGCATCCAGACACTATCCGCTCGCCGGTGGAAAGCGCGTTAGGCCCTTCGTGGTTCTTCGCGCGGCCGAGGCCGTCGGGGGAGACCCGGAGAAGGCGCTCTACCCTGCCGCCGCGGTTGAGTTCATCCACAACTACTCCCTCGTTCACGACGACATCATGGACATGGATGAGCTCCGCAGGGGAAGACCGACCGTCCACAGGCTCTGGGGCGTTAACATGGCGATTCTGGCTGGAGATCTGCTCTTCAGCAAGGCCTTTGAGGCTATAGCCAGGGCCGATGTGAGCCCGGAGAAGAAGGCCCGCATCCTCGACGTCCTGGTCAGAACCTCCAACATGCTCTGCGAGGGACAGGCACTTGACATAGAGTTTGAGACCAGAGAGGAAGTCACCGTCGAGGAGTACCTCAGGATGATAAGCGGCAAGACCGGGGCTCTCTTCGAGGGTTCCGCCGAGATAGGTGCGATAGTCGGAACGGAGGACGAGGAGTACATCAAAGCACTCGCCAAGTGGGGAATGAACGTCGGGGTAGCCTTCCAGATATGGGACGACGTGCTTGACCTCATAGCCGACGAGGAGAAACTCGGAAAGCCCGTCGGCAGCGACATAAGGAAGGGCAAGAAGACGCTGATAGTCAGCCACTTCTTCGACCACGCGAGCGAGGAGGACAAGGCCGAGTTTATGGGAGTCTTCGGCAAGTACGCGGGCGATGCAAAGGGCGACGCCCTGATACACGACGAGAAGGTCAAGGAGGAAGTTGCTAAAGCTATCGAGCTTCTCAAAAAGTACGACAGCATAGACTACGCCGCTCAGTACGCCAAGAACCTCGTGAGGGAGGCCAACGAGGCCCTGAAGATTCTCCCGGAGAGCGAGGCGAGGAAGGATCTGGAGCTGCTCGCCGAGTTCCTCGTCGAGAGGGAGTTCTGA
- a CDS encoding RNase J family beta-CASP ribonuclease: MIKIYTISGYEEVGKNMTAVGYSNGGREEVVIIDMGIRLDRVLIHEDVNIQQFPAKELQKLGAIPDDSILRNKKVVAITFTHGHLDHIGAIGKLAPHYPDVPIYGTPYTIKLAKSEVKSEQYFEVKNPMYETGFGEIVQVSENLAIEFVQITHSIPQAAMVVVHTPEGAVVHTGDFKFDNNNPLGEKPDYKRLKELGREGVKVLIPESTRVSEPTKTPSEAVAQMLLEDFFLYEGMEADGLIATTFASHIPRLQELIWIANKMGRQAVFVGRSLAKYTGIAKQLGLIRMKGARAVRSPNAIRKVLAEVSGARENYLLVVTGHQGEPGAVLTRMANGELYDIGKRDTVVFSAGTIPNPLNKAQRYVLETKLKMKNVRMIKDLHVSGHASREDHRYLIRMLNPENIVPAHGEFRMLTHYAELAEEEGYLIGRDVFVSRNGYLVEIR; encoded by the coding sequence ATGATAAAAATCTACACCATTAGCGGTTACGAGGAAGTCGGCAAGAACATGACCGCCGTCGGTTACTCCAACGGCGGCAGGGAAGAGGTCGTTATAATCGACATGGGCATAAGGCTCGACCGCGTTCTCATCCACGAGGACGTCAACATCCAGCAGTTTCCGGCTAAAGAGCTCCAGAAGCTCGGCGCCATCCCGGACGATTCCATTCTCAGGAACAAGAAGGTCGTCGCCATAACCTTCACCCACGGGCACCTGGATCACATAGGCGCCATCGGCAAGCTCGCGCCCCACTATCCCGACGTGCCCATATACGGAACGCCGTACACAATAAAGCTCGCCAAGAGTGAGGTCAAGAGCGAGCAGTATTTCGAGGTCAAGAACCCCATGTACGAGACCGGGTTTGGCGAGATAGTCCAGGTCAGCGAGAACCTGGCGATAGAGTTCGTGCAGATAACCCATTCGATACCCCAGGCGGCTATGGTCGTCGTCCACACGCCCGAGGGCGCGGTCGTCCACACCGGCGACTTCAAGTTCGACAACAACAATCCCCTCGGCGAGAAGCCCGACTACAAACGCCTCAAGGAGCTCGGTAGGGAGGGCGTCAAGGTTCTCATTCCGGAATCCACGCGCGTCTCCGAGCCGACCAAAACCCCGAGCGAGGCCGTTGCCCAGATGCTTCTGGAGGACTTCTTCCTCTACGAGGGCATGGAGGCGGACGGGCTGATAGCGACTACCTTCGCCAGCCACATCCCCAGGCTCCAGGAGCTCATATGGATAGCCAACAAGATGGGCAGGCAGGCGGTCTTCGTGGGCCGCTCCCTGGCCAAATACACCGGCATCGCCAAGCAGCTCGGGCTGATAAGAATGAAGGGCGCCCGCGCTGTCAGGAGCCCCAACGCCATAAGGAAGGTTCTCGCGGAGGTCTCGGGCGCGAGGGAGAACTACCTTCTCGTGGTCACCGGTCATCAGGGCGAGCCGGGGGCGGTCCTCACGAGGATGGCCAACGGCGAGCTCTACGACATCGGCAAGCGCGACACCGTTGTCTTCTCCGCTGGAACGATACCGAACCCGCTCAACAAGGCCCAGCGCTACGTCCTTGAGACCAAGCTCAAGATGAAGAACGTCAGGATGATAAAGGACCTCCACGTTTCCGGCCACGCCAGCAGGGAAGATCACAGGTACCTCATCAGGATGCTGAACCCGGAGAACATCGTCCCCGCCCACGGTGAGTTCAGGATGCTGACCCACTACGCGGAGCTGGCCGAGGAGGAGGGCTACCTGATAGGCAGGGACGTCTTCGTGTCGCGGAACGGCTACCTGGTCGAGATAAGGTAG